The window ATCTTCAGCCTCAGGCAGCACCGCCACAGTGACAGTTGATGTGTGTATCCTGCCGGATGCCTCTGTTGCAGGAACACGCTGAACACGATGCACGCCGCTCTCATATTTTAATTTGCTGTATACGCCTTTGCCGGCGATAATGGCTATAATCTCCTTTAATCCGCCAATTCCTGTCGGACTGCTGCTTAAGATTTCCACCTTCCATTTTTGAACTTCGGCGTATTTTGAATACATCCTGAAAAGGTCGGCAGCAAATATTGCCGCCTCATCGCCGCCTGCGCCTGCCCTGATTTCAAGGAGTATATTCTTTTCATCATTTGGGTCTTTTGGAAGGAGAAGGATCTTGAGTTTTTCTTCAAGATTACTGCATCTTTCTTGCAAAAACGGCACCTCTTCCTTTGCCATCTGCCTTAATTCTTCGTCCTTACCCTCCAGAAACTCTTTATATTCCCTTAAGTCAATCTCAACCTTCTTATGCTCCTGATATACCTCAACTATTTCTGATATATCAGAATGCTCTTTTGAAAGTTTCCTAAACAACTCCTGATTAGATATGATACTAGCATCACTCAAGAGTTTGCTGATTTCATTATACCTTTTTTCTATTTCTTGCAGTCGTAAAAGCATAATAAATAGGCAATAGGCTATGGGTTATCGGCTATAGGCTAGAATCTATTTTTCTATTGCCTATAGCCTATTGCCCATAGCCTGTTTTTACAGTTTCCTAAATTTTTCCCTTATTTCATCAGGTCTGCCGCAGGTCATATCACCCTCTGTGCATCTGCCCTTGCTGACACAGCCCGGACCTGCCTTGCTAAATATGACAGGTGATTTTTCACGCGCCAACTTCAGCATCCTTGCTGCCATTTCCCTGATTTCCCACTGTGCCCTTTCGCAGCATCTTAAATGAAAGAAATGAAGAAGTTCCCTTGCATTCATTGTAACAATGATTTTTGTTGCCGCTGCGTTTGGCAGGACATATCTTGCGTCTTCAGCAGGTATGCCGATATCCACGAGTTTTTTATAGGCGTCCTGAATGGATTTGACAGTTTTTATAAAATCCTTTTTTGCCTTGGCATTTGAGGCAATAGTCTCAGGCATGATATACTCAAAATCTTTGCCGAATTTAACATACCTCTGGCTCTGTTGAGAATAAGAGGCAAGACGATGACGGACAAGTTGATGGGATGTCAC is drawn from Deltaproteobacteria bacterium and contains these coding sequences:
- a CDS encoding FAD-dependent thymidylate synthase; protein product: MDITLLNFTPEPEKTVVLAARLCYSDSKITELEDRIKGLSYNKFLGKILSMGHLSVLEHASFTFGIEGISRVTSHQLVRHRLASYSQQSQRYVKFGKDFEYIMPETIASNAKAKKDFIKTVKSIQDAYKKLVDIGIPAEDARYVLPNAAATKIIVTMNARELLHFFHLRCCERAQWEIREMAARMLKLAREKSPVIFSKAGPGCVSKGRCTEGDMTCGRPDEIREKFRKL
- a CDS encoding PCRF domain-containing protein, which produces MLLRLQEIEKRYNEISKLLSDASIISNQELFRKLSKEHSDISEIVEVYQEHKKVEIDLREYKEFLEGKDEELRQMAKEEVPFLQERCSNLEEKLKILLLPKDPNDEKNILLEIRAGAGGDEAAIFAADLFRMYSKYAEVQKWKVEILSSSPTGIGGLKEIIAIIAGKGVYSKLKYESGVHRVQRVPATEASGRIHTSTVTVAVLPEAED